Proteins encoded by one window of Xanthomonas sp. DAR 80977:
- a CDS encoding DegT/DnrJ/EryC1/StrS family aminotransferase: MPIPVTSPLLPPLDEFVPYLEKIWSSCILTNGGDMHRALEKALAEYLGVGHLALLTNGTLALLTALQALRVTGEVITTPYSFVATAHSLLWKGIKPVFVDIDPVTLNLDPQKIEAAITPQTTAIMPVHCYGTPCDTAAIERIADTYNLKVIYDAAHAFGVKDDGGSILRHGDLSVLSFHATKVFNTFEGGAIVCPDAKTYQRISRLKNFGFVDETTVVATGINGKMSEVNAAFGLLQLKHIDRALEQRREIDATYRQRLAQVAGVRCLAPRPPELANYASFPILIEDEFPLSRDGLHQLLREHDILVRRYFYPLISDFPMYRGLPSAAPAGLPVARQMSERVLCLPIYPGLRAGDVQRIAELIAGAGTAASKAGRSATTIPSSAHPVEQE, encoded by the coding sequence ATGCCCATTCCCGTCACCAGTCCGCTGCTGCCTCCCCTGGACGAGTTCGTGCCGTATCTGGAGAAGATCTGGAGCAGCTGCATCCTGACCAACGGCGGCGACATGCACCGGGCGCTGGAAAAGGCGCTGGCGGAGTACCTGGGCGTGGGACACCTGGCCTTGCTGACCAACGGCACGCTGGCCCTGCTTACCGCGCTGCAGGCGCTGCGCGTCACCGGCGAGGTGATCACCACGCCCTACTCGTTCGTCGCCACCGCGCACTCGCTGCTGTGGAAAGGGATCAAGCCGGTGTTCGTCGACATCGATCCGGTCACGCTGAACCTGGACCCGCAGAAGATCGAGGCGGCGATCACGCCGCAGACCACCGCGATCATGCCGGTGCACTGCTACGGCACGCCGTGCGACACCGCCGCGATCGAACGCATCGCCGACACCTACAACCTCAAGGTCATCTACGACGCCGCGCATGCCTTCGGGGTCAAGGACGACGGCGGTTCGATCCTGCGCCACGGCGACCTCAGCGTGCTCAGCTTCCACGCCACCAAGGTATTCAACACCTTCGAGGGCGGCGCCATCGTCTGCCCCGACGCAAAGACCTACCAGCGCATCAGCCGGCTGAAGAACTTCGGCTTCGTCGACGAGACCACCGTGGTGGCCACCGGCATCAACGGCAAGATGAGCGAGGTGAACGCGGCCTTCGGCCTGCTGCAGCTCAAGCACATCGATCGCGCGCTCGAGCAGCGGCGCGAGATCGACGCGACCTACCGGCAACGCCTGGCGCAGGTCGCCGGCGTGCGCTGCCTGGCGCCGAGGCCGCCGGAACTGGCCAACTACGCCTCGTTCCCGATCCTGATCGAGGACGAGTTCCCGTTGAGCCGCGACGGTCTGCACCAGCTGCTGCGCGAGCACGACATCCTGGTGCGCCGCTACTTCTATCCGCTGATCAGCGATTTCCCGATGTACCGCGGCCTGCCCTCGGCCGCGCCGGCCGGATTGCCGGTGGCGCGGCAGATGTCCGAACGCGTGCTGTGCCTGCCGATCTATCCCGGCCTGCGTGCCGGCGATGTGCAGCGCATCGCCGAGCTGATCGCCGGCGCCGGCACCGCAGCGTCAAAAGCCGGTCGTTCCGCAACGACCATCCCTTCCTCCGCCCACCCCGTGGAACAAGAATGA
- a CDS encoding acyl carrier protein — translation MSQATFIENFLSATDFQTPVEVTTDTVLRELPEWDSLAALGVIVMFDMEYGKTITGEHLAAAVTVGDLYQLTEA, via the coding sequence ATGAGCCAAGCAACGTTTATCGAGAACTTCCTGTCGGCGACCGATTTCCAGACTCCGGTCGAGGTGACGACGGACACCGTGCTGCGCGAACTGCCCGAATGGGATTCGCTGGCGGCGCTGGGCGTGATCGTGATGTTCGACATGGAATACGGCAAGACCATCACCGGCGAACACCTGGCCGCCGCCGTCACCGTGGGCGACCTCTACCAGCTGACCGAGGCGTAG
- a CDS encoding ketoacyl-ACP synthase III — MPTSTLHNVRFAGMATCVPRRIVSNLTDCRPQIRSERERLVRNIGIETRRMAQEWQCFSDLAFDAAQGLIERLQWQREEIDALIVVTQSPDYPIPATAIILQDRLGLSHATVAFDVNLGCSAYPFGINLLGSMIAAGGVKKGLLLVGDRSANLEDPIFSDSGTATALEFSADAAPMHFDLNSDGSGYKAIILPVGGQREPVAIQHLMPFRADENDYWHRGVDLQLDGVAVLSFSTQRVPPAVQKLLDYTGVSKDEIDYFVFHQANRMINETIRKKLGLPVEKVPSTLRDFGNTSGASLPVTMTARINKELESGRKRVLLCGFGIGLSWGSCLVDIEGAVFPDLIES; from the coding sequence ATGCCGACCTCCACGCTGCACAACGTGCGTTTTGCCGGCATGGCGACCTGCGTGCCCAGGCGCATCGTGTCCAACCTGACCGATTGCCGGCCGCAGATCCGCTCCGAGCGCGAGCGGCTGGTGCGCAACATCGGCATCGAGACCCGGCGCATGGCGCAGGAGTGGCAGTGTTTTTCCGACCTGGCGTTCGATGCCGCGCAGGGCTTGATCGAACGGCTGCAATGGCAGCGCGAGGAGATCGATGCGCTGATCGTGGTCACCCAGTCGCCGGACTATCCGATCCCGGCGACCGCGATCATCCTGCAGGACCGCCTCGGCCTGTCGCATGCCACCGTGGCCTTCGACGTCAACCTGGGCTGCTCGGCGTATCCGTTCGGGATCAACCTGCTGGGCTCGATGATCGCCGCCGGCGGGGTCAAGAAGGGCCTGCTGCTGGTGGGCGACCGCAGCGCCAACCTGGAGGATCCGATCTTCTCCGATTCGGGCACCGCCACCGCGCTGGAATTCAGCGCCGACGCCGCGCCGATGCACTTCGACCTCAACAGCGACGGCAGCGGCTACAAGGCGATCATCCTGCCGGTGGGCGGCCAGCGCGAGCCGGTCGCCATCCAGCATCTGATGCCGTTCCGCGCCGACGAGAACGACTACTGGCACCGCGGCGTGGACCTGCAGCTGGACGGCGTGGCGGTGCTGAGCTTCTCCACCCAGCGGGTGCCGCCGGCGGTGCAGAAGCTGCTCGACTACACCGGCGTGTCCAAGGACGAGATCGACTACTTCGTGTTCCACCAGGCCAACCGGATGATCAACGAGACCATCCGCAAGAAGCTCGGCCTGCCGGTGGAGAAAGTGCCCTCGACCCTGCGCGATTTCGGCAACACCAGCGGCGCCTCGCTGCCGGTGACGATGACCGCGCGGATCAACAAGGAGCTGGAGTCCGGGCGCAAGCGCGTGCTGCTGTGCGGCTTCGGCATCGGCCTGTCCTGGGGCAGCTGCCTGGTGGACATCGAGGGCGCCGTGTTCCCCGACCTGATCGAGTCGTGA
- a CDS encoding SDR family NAD(P)-dependent oxidoreductase, with product MAAAAATDAFGLGGKVVLVTGASSGIGAATARLCARLGARLVVTGRDAARLDGVLQTLEGDGHASVIGDLTDAQTRQRLLEAADGYHGLVSCAGVAALVPFRMAAEKHLQQMLAVNYLAPISLTQQLLFKRRLHDNASLVFVSALSARAAPQAAAGYAASKAALEAAVRTLALEQAKHGIRANCIAPGYVDTPMLERLGTAADMDDKIGLTPLGRIDPHDIAKGAVYLLSGASRWVTRSTLTIDGGISLPIRL from the coding sequence ATGGCCGCTGCCGCAGCGACGGATGCTTTCGGACTGGGCGGCAAGGTCGTGCTGGTGACCGGGGCGTCCTCGGGCATCGGCGCCGCCACCGCCAGGCTGTGCGCGCGCCTGGGCGCTCGGCTGGTCGTCACCGGACGCGATGCCGCGCGCCTGGATGGCGTGTTGCAGACGCTGGAAGGCGATGGCCACGCCAGCGTGATTGGCGACCTGACCGACGCGCAGACCCGGCAACGGCTGCTGGAAGCGGCCGACGGCTACCACGGCCTGGTGTCCTGCGCCGGGGTCGCCGCGCTGGTGCCGTTCCGCATGGCCGCCGAAAAACACCTGCAGCAGATGCTGGCGGTCAACTACCTGGCGCCGATCAGCCTGACCCAGCAATTGCTGTTCAAGCGGCGCCTGCACGACAACGCCTCGCTGGTATTCGTGTCCGCGCTGTCGGCGCGCGCAGCGCCGCAAGCGGCGGCGGGCTATGCCGCGTCCAAGGCGGCGCTGGAAGCGGCGGTGCGCACCCTGGCGCTGGAACAGGCCAAGCACGGCATCCGCGCCAACTGCATCGCGCCGGGTTATGTCGACACGCCGATGCTGGAAAGGCTGGGGACGGCAGCGGACATGGACGACAAGATCGGACTGACCCCGCTGGGCCGTATCGATCCGCACGACATCGCCAAGGGCGCCGTGTACCTGTTATCCGGCGCCAGCCGCTGGGTCACCCGTAGCACCTTGACCATCGATGGCGGGATTTCCCTGCCGATCCGCCTATGA
- a CDS encoding SDR family NAD(P)-dependent oxidoreductase, translating into MSDQANVPSFDPASALLRDMFGLQDKTVLVTGASKGIGQAVARSCAAAGASVLVAGRDAARLEAVLASLDGSGHRLFAGDLSDAATLQRLAAESGPVDGLVHSAGIRGLAPMKLVGDGFLKEVLDINYVAPVMLTRHLLARQSIRAGGSIVFISSIAALTGTVGVGPYAGSKAALIGTLRPLALELARRKIRANALCPGLVETTLITEDKSWFEESRKRYPLGVGQPDDVALACLYFLSDASDKVTGQAFSMDGGVEFA; encoded by the coding sequence ATGAGCGACCAAGCCAACGTGCCTTCTTTCGATCCCGCCTCCGCGCTGTTGCGCGACATGTTCGGCCTGCAGGACAAGACGGTGCTGGTGACCGGCGCTTCCAAGGGGATCGGCCAGGCGGTCGCGCGCAGCTGCGCCGCCGCCGGTGCCAGCGTGCTGGTCGCCGGACGCGATGCCGCGCGCCTGGAGGCGGTGCTCGCGTCCCTGGACGGCAGCGGCCACCGGCTGTTCGCCGGCGACCTGAGCGACGCGGCCACGTTGCAGCGATTGGCGGCGGAAAGCGGCCCGGTCGACGGCCTGGTGCACAGCGCCGGCATCCGCGGCCTGGCGCCGATGAAGCTGGTCGGCGACGGTTTCCTCAAGGAAGTGCTGGACATCAACTACGTGGCGCCGGTGATGCTGACCCGGCACCTGCTCGCCCGCCAATCCATTCGCGCCGGCGGCTCCATCGTGTTCATCTCCTCCATTGCCGCGTTGACCGGCACCGTCGGCGTAGGCCCCTATGCGGGTTCCAAGGCCGCGCTGATCGGCACGCTGCGACCGCTGGCGTTGGAGCTGGCGCGGCGCAAGATCCGCGCCAACGCGTTGTGTCCGGGCCTGGTCGAGACCACGCTGATCACCGAGGACAAGAGCTGGTTCGAGGAAAGCCGCAAACGCTATCCGCTCGGCGTCGGGCAACCGGACGATGTCGCCCTGGCCTGCCTGTACTTCCTTTCTGATGCCAGCGACAAGGTCACCGGACAAGCGTTCAGCATGGACGGAGGCGTGGAATTCGCATGA
- a CDS encoding NeuD/PglB/VioB family sugar acetyltransferase yields the protein MSDLSFWHVLIVGAGGFGKGVAAMACHDDPGFGTKWDIKGFLDDRSGLAQTARWPIVGDPHTYQPVEGDLFVCALGDPATRRRYTRALLEKGADFMVLRPGLREASPTRIGRGGLFEPGVSIGADSQLGEFVTVLSTTIIGHDVTIGDYVQIGNFVFIGGGVRIGNDVVIHPHSTLIPGISVGDGAVIGAGSVVVRDVPPNVTVAGNPARTIFSK from the coding sequence ATGAGCGATCTCTCGTTTTGGCATGTCTTGATCGTGGGGGCCGGCGGCTTCGGCAAGGGCGTCGCCGCCATGGCCTGTCACGACGATCCGGGGTTCGGAACGAAGTGGGACATCAAGGGCTTCCTCGACGATCGCAGCGGATTGGCGCAAACCGCGCGCTGGCCGATCGTCGGCGATCCGCACACCTACCAGCCGGTCGAAGGCGACCTGTTCGTCTGCGCGCTGGGCGATCCGGCCACGCGCCGCCGCTACACCCGTGCGCTGCTCGAGAAGGGGGCGGACTTCATGGTGCTGCGGCCGGGCCTGCGCGAGGCATCGCCGACCAGGATCGGGCGCGGCGGCCTGTTCGAACCTGGGGTGTCGATCGGCGCGGACAGCCAGCTCGGCGAATTCGTCACCGTGCTGTCCACCACCATCATCGGCCACGACGTGACGATCGGCGACTACGTGCAGATCGGCAACTTCGTGTTCATCGGCGGCGGCGTGCGCATCGGCAACGACGTGGTCATCCATCCGCACAGCACCCTGATCCCGGGCATCAGCGTCGGCGACGGCGCGGTGATCGGTGCCGGCAGCGTGGTGGTCCGGGACGTCCCGCCCAACGTCACCGTGGCCGGCAATCCCGCGCGCACCATCTTCAGCAAGTAG